Proteins co-encoded in one Echeneis naucrates chromosome 22, fEcheNa1.1, whole genome shotgun sequence genomic window:
- the d2hgdh gene encoding D-2-hydroxyglutarate dehydrogenase, mitochondrial isoform X2 — translation MAWIFHRSPQLWSAVRHLSPHRTISFTPTTRLPPADLHGLFLTWRSGQSEASCRKLHSGAGMSEPSPAAAPERLPFSQVTQEDLVFFKKILPGRTITDPDLLESSNVDWLKTVRGSSEVLLRPQTTEEVSQILSYCNSRNLAVNPQGGNTGLVGGSVPVYDEIILSTALMNNILTFDRISGILTCQAGCVLENLSLYLEERDYIMPLDLGAKGSCHIGGNVATNAGGLRLLRYGSLRGTVLGLEVVLADGRVLDCLATLRKDNTGYDLKQLFIGSEGTLGFITAVSILCPRKPKSVNVIFLGCETFEQLLQTFQLCRGMLGEILSAFEFLDSECMRLLVTHLKLPNPITETSGSDPTHDQQKLHNFLEEAMASSLVSDGTVATEDSKIKTLWSMRERVTEALTHEGFTYKYDISLPVERIYQLVTDMRTHLGGRAKSVVGYGHVGDGNLHLNITSPAKDPALLAAIEPFIYEWTASCQGSISAEHGLGLKKRNYIYYSKPSQAVALMGNIKAMLDPKGILNPYKTLPDKLK, via the exons ATGGCTTGGATTTTCCACAGATCACCACAACTGTGGAGCGCTGTCAGACATCTCAGTCCCCATAGAACCATCTCATTTACTCCCACAAccagacttccacctgcagacCTCCACGGTCTGTTTCTCACCTGGAGGTCGGGGCAGAGTGAAGCCTCCTGTCGTAAGCTACATTCTGGGGCGGGGATGTCTGAGCCATCTCCCGCCGCCGCCCCTGAGAGGCTGCCTTTCTCCCAAGTAACTCAGGAGGATTTGGTCTTCTTCAAGAAGATCCTACCAGGCAGAACCATCACTGACCCAGACCTGCTGGAGTCGAGTAATGTGGACTGGCTCAAAACAGTGAGAG GTTCTAGTGAAGTGTTGTTGAGACCCCAGACAACAGAGGAAGTTTCTCAAATTCTCAG CTACTGTAACAGCCGTAACCTGGCAGTGAACCCTCAAGGAGGCAACACTGGATTGGTCGGTGGCAGCGTCCCAGTTTATGATGAGATCATCCTCTCCACCGCTCTCATGAACAACATCCTTACCTTTGACCGCATCTCTG gtatTCTGACCTGCCAGGCAGGCTGCGTCCTGGAGAACTTGTCCCTCTACCTGGAGGAGAGAGACTACATAATGCCACTGGATCTCGGGGCAAAAGGCAGTTGCCATATTGGGGGCAATGTGGCAACAAATGCAGGTGGGCTGCGGCTGCTGCGATACGGCTCTTTACGTGGAACTGTGCTGGGTCTGGAAGTG GTGTTGGCGGATGGCCGGGTGTTAGACTGCTTGGCCACACTGCGGAAAGATAATACTGGGTATGACCTCAAACAGCTTTTTATAGGGTCTGAGGGGACTCTGGGATTCATTACAGCAGTGTCTATCCTTTGTCCACGGAAACCCAAATCTGTCAACGTGATTTTCCTGG GCTGTGAAACCTTTGAGCAACTGTTGCAGACatttcagctctgcagaggcATGCTGGGAGAAATCCTGTCAGCCTTCGAGTTCCTGGACAGTGAATGTATGAGACTGCTGGTCACACACCTCAAACTACCCAATCCCATTACTG AAACATCTGGATCCGACCCGACACATGATCAACAGAAACTCCACAACTTTCTGGAGGAGGCGATGGCGTCTTCATTGGTCAGTGACGGCACTGTGGCAACAGAGGACTCAAAAATAAAG ACTCTGTGGTCAATGCGTGAACGCGTCACGGAGGCGCTGACTCACGAAGGCTTCACCTACAAATATGACATCTCACTTCCAGTGGAGCGGATCTACCAACTGGTGACAGACATGAGGACACACCTGGGGGGCCGGGCCAAGAGTGTGGTGGGATATGGGCACGTAG GAGATGGCAACCTCCACCTAAACATCACCTCCCCTGCCAAAGACCCCGCTCTCCTCGCGGCTATTGAGCCATTTATCTACGAGTGGACGGCCAGCTGTCAGGGCAGCATCAGTGCGGAGCATGGACTGGGTCTCAAGAAAAGGAACTACATCTACTACAGTAAACCGAGCCAGGCTGTGGCTCTGATGGGCAACATCAAGGCCATGCTGGACCCCAAAGGGATTCTCAACCCCTACAAGACTCTTCCAGAcaagctgaaatga
- the otomp gene encoding otolith matrix protein 1, producing MESLQGRLTVAFLLLLPLLSVNCVSNQKTTVSWCVLSDAEERKCLDLAGNATARNIRGILQCVRGLNTRDCMDKIKNGTADAASMFADDIYAAGLCHGLELAAGESHNRVDGISYYVVAMARRSSSDLSLLEMHERSSCHPGIRTTVGWTVPIGYLVNTSQISVGEQCNFPKAVGHFFGYSCVPGVKDPQHDPRGNNPRNLCEACIGDDNDRHICANNHRERHYGEAGALRCVAENLGDVAFIKHTTVFDNLDGKNQESWALDLELEDLKLLCPDGTEAGLDEYGRCHLAAVPANAVVVRMEDKCRVWKYLERLQNAFGNATEGFSLFSSAGYGESDLLFSDATHHLQRVLGSYTSWLGPTYTTMLQAFECEGFC from the exons ATGGAGAGTCTACAGGGAAGGCTGACTGTGGctttcctccttcttctgcctcttctgTCTGTCAACTGTGTCTCCAATCAAAAAACTACAG TTTCCTGGTGTGTATTGTCTGATGCCGAAGAGCGAAAGTGTCTGGATTTGGCCGGGAATGCCACAGCTCGGAATATTAGGGGGATATTGCAATGCGTTCGAGGCTTGAACACCAGAGACTGCATGGACAAAATCAAG AATGGGACAGCGGATGCAGCCTCCATGTTTGCAGATGATATTTACGCTGCTGGCCTCTGCCACGGCCTGGAGCTGGCAGCAGGAGAGTCCCACAACAGAGTAG ATGGTATCAGCTACTACGTGGTGGCAATGGCTCGTCGGTCTTCATCAGACTTGTCCCTTCTGGAGATGCATGAGCGCAGCTCTTGTCACCCTGGCATTCGTACTACAGTTGGATGGACCGTCCCTATTGGCTACCTGGTCAACACCTCACAGATCAGTGTAGGGGAGCAGTGCAATTTCCCCAAAG CGGTGGGACACTTCTTTGGTTACAGCTGCGTGCCAGGCGTCAAGGACCCCCAGCACGACCCCAGAGGCAACAACCCCAGGAACCTGTGTGAGGCCTGCATTGGAGATGACAATGACAGACACATCTGTGCCAACAACCACAGAGAGCGGCACTATGGAGAGGCAGGGGCACTGAG atGTGTGGCCGAAAACCTCGGTGATGTGGCCTTTATCAAGCACACAACAGTATTTGACAATCTGGATG GTAAGAACCAGGAGTCCTGGGCCCTGGATCTGGAGTTGGAGGACCTGAAGCTGCTGTGCCCGGACGGGACTGAGGCAGGCCTGGATGAGTATGGACGATGCCACCTGGCAGCCGTCCCTGCTAATGCTGTGGTGGTGCGTATGGAGGACAAGTGCCGTGTCTGGAAATACCTGGAGCGTTTACAG AACGCGTTTGGCAACGCCACCGAAGGCTTCAGCCTGTTCAGCTCAGCAGGCTACGGTGAATCCGATCTGCTCTTCAGCGATGCTACCCACCACCTGCAGAGGGTTCTGGGAAGCTACACATCCTGGCTGGGCCCCACTTACACTACCATGCTGCAGGCCTTTGAGTGTGAGG GTTTCTGCTGA
- the d2hgdh gene encoding D-2-hydroxyglutarate dehydrogenase, mitochondrial isoform X1 codes for MAWIFHRSPQLWSAVRHLSPHRTISFTPTTRLPPADLHGLFLTWRSGQSEASCRKLHSGAGMSEPSPAAAPERLPFSQVTQEDLVFFKKILPGRTITDPDLLESSNVDWLKTVRGSSEVLLRPQTTEEVSQILSYCNSRNLAVNPQGGNTGLVGGSVPVYDEIILSTALMNNILTFDRISGILTCQAGCVLENLSLYLEERDYIMPLDLGAKGSCHIGGNVATNAGGLRLLRYGSLRGTVLGLEVVLADGRVLDCLATLRKDNTGYDLKQLFIGSEGTLGFITAVSILCPRKPKSVNVIFLGCETFEQLLQTFQLCRGMLGEILSAFEFLDSECMRLLVTHLKLPNPITECPFYVVIETSGSDPTHDQQKLHNFLEEAMASSLVSDGTVATEDSKIKTLWSMRERVTEALTHEGFTYKYDISLPVERIYQLVTDMRTHLGGRAKSVVGYGHVGDGNLHLNITSPAKDPALLAAIEPFIYEWTASCQGSISAEHGLGLKKRNYIYYSKPSQAVALMGNIKAMLDPKGILNPYKTLPDKLK; via the exons ATGGCTTGGATTTTCCACAGATCACCACAACTGTGGAGCGCTGTCAGACATCTCAGTCCCCATAGAACCATCTCATTTACTCCCACAAccagacttccacctgcagacCTCCACGGTCTGTTTCTCACCTGGAGGTCGGGGCAGAGTGAAGCCTCCTGTCGTAAGCTACATTCTGGGGCGGGGATGTCTGAGCCATCTCCCGCCGCCGCCCCTGAGAGGCTGCCTTTCTCCCAAGTAACTCAGGAGGATTTGGTCTTCTTCAAGAAGATCCTACCAGGCAGAACCATCACTGACCCAGACCTGCTGGAGTCGAGTAATGTGGACTGGCTCAAAACAGTGAGAG GTTCTAGTGAAGTGTTGTTGAGACCCCAGACAACAGAGGAAGTTTCTCAAATTCTCAG CTACTGTAACAGCCGTAACCTGGCAGTGAACCCTCAAGGAGGCAACACTGGATTGGTCGGTGGCAGCGTCCCAGTTTATGATGAGATCATCCTCTCCACCGCTCTCATGAACAACATCCTTACCTTTGACCGCATCTCTG gtatTCTGACCTGCCAGGCAGGCTGCGTCCTGGAGAACTTGTCCCTCTACCTGGAGGAGAGAGACTACATAATGCCACTGGATCTCGGGGCAAAAGGCAGTTGCCATATTGGGGGCAATGTGGCAACAAATGCAGGTGGGCTGCGGCTGCTGCGATACGGCTCTTTACGTGGAACTGTGCTGGGTCTGGAAGTG GTGTTGGCGGATGGCCGGGTGTTAGACTGCTTGGCCACACTGCGGAAAGATAATACTGGGTATGACCTCAAACAGCTTTTTATAGGGTCTGAGGGGACTCTGGGATTCATTACAGCAGTGTCTATCCTTTGTCCACGGAAACCCAAATCTGTCAACGTGATTTTCCTGG GCTGTGAAACCTTTGAGCAACTGTTGCAGACatttcagctctgcagaggcATGCTGGGAGAAATCCTGTCAGCCTTCGAGTTCCTGGACAGTGAATGTATGAGACTGCTGGTCACACACCTCAAACTACCCAATCCCATTACTG AATGCCCATTTTATGTTGTCATAGAAACATCTGGATCCGACCCGACACATGATCAACAGAAACTCCACAACTTTCTGGAGGAGGCGATGGCGTCTTCATTGGTCAGTGACGGCACTGTGGCAACAGAGGACTCAAAAATAAAG ACTCTGTGGTCAATGCGTGAACGCGTCACGGAGGCGCTGACTCACGAAGGCTTCACCTACAAATATGACATCTCACTTCCAGTGGAGCGGATCTACCAACTGGTGACAGACATGAGGACACACCTGGGGGGCCGGGCCAAGAGTGTGGTGGGATATGGGCACGTAG GAGATGGCAACCTCCACCTAAACATCACCTCCCCTGCCAAAGACCCCGCTCTCCTCGCGGCTATTGAGCCATTTATCTACGAGTGGACGGCCAGCTGTCAGGGCAGCATCAGTGCGGAGCATGGACTGGGTCTCAAGAAAAGGAACTACATCTACTACAGTAAACCGAGCCAGGCTGTGGCTCTGATGGGCAACATCAAGGCCATGCTGGACCCCAAAGGGATTCTCAACCCCTACAAGACTCTTCCAGAcaagctgaaatga
- the acvr1l gene encoding activin receptor type-1 — translation MGLCSVYVLLLLLLQVLQTSAEGSDGQLVCLCDSPTCPQVTRCQGTRCFSSVKVDSNKVVFEHGCLNGPEKIRLHCSTTPSFHQAIFCCSENMCNSNSTRNSLMSMLPLEGEPAGEPVRYRVETLALFVLGPVVVLALLSVVSVLACRRLHHGRLQRLQEFDTEQGTIDGLISSNVGDSTLADLLAHSCTSGSGSGLPFLVQRTVARQISLMECVGKGRYGEVWRGQWQGENVAVKIFSSRDEKSWFRETEIYNTVLLRHENILGFMASDMTSRNSSTQLWLITHYHENGSLYDYLQRVAVETSEGLAMAASIACGLVHLHTEIFGTEGKPAIAHRDLKSKNILVTKELRCCIADLGLAVTHFQADNLLDVGNNPKVGTKRYMAPEVLDETIQTDCFDAYKRVDIWAFGLVLWEIARRTYSNGIVEEYKPPFYDQVPNDPSFEDMRKVVCVEQQRPFIPNRWFSDPTLSALVKLMKECWYQNPSARLTALRIKKTLDKIHSSLEKGKES, via the exons ATGGGTCTTTGCAGTGTCTACGTCCTTCTGCTGCTCTTGCTGCAGGTCCTGCAGACATCGGCTGAGGGTTCAG ATGGACAGTTGGTGTGCCTGTGCGACAGCCCCACCTGCCCTCAGGTCACCCGCTGCCAGGGAACCCGGTGCTTCTCCTCTGTCAAAGTGGACAGTAACAAGGTGGTGTTTGAGCATGGCTGCCTGAACGGACCGGAGAAAATCCGTTTACATTGCTCCACGACTCCATCCTTCCACCAGGCAATTTTTTGCTGTTCTGAGAACATGTGCAACAGTAACAGCACCAGGAACTCTCTAATGTCTATGCTTCCATTAG AAGGTGAGCCGGCGGGTGAGCCAGTTCGGTATCGTGTTGAGACATTAGCTCTCTTTGTGCTTGGCCCAGTGGTGGTCCTGGCTCTGCTGTCTGTAGTGTCAGTCCTGGCCTGCAGGAGGCTCCACCATGGGCGTCTGCAGAGGCTGCAGGAATTTGACACCGAGCAGGGAACTATAGACGGCCTCATTTCATCCAATGTGGGAGACAGCACTTTAGCG GACCTGTTGGCCCACTCGTGTACTTCAGGCAGTGGTTCCGGTCTTCCCTTCCTTGTTCAAAGAACTGTGGCCAGACAGATCAGTTTAATGGAGTGTGTAG GGAAGGGAAGGTATGGAGAAGTGTGGCGCGGTCAGTGGCAGGGGGAGAACGTGGCTGTTAAAATCTTTTCCTCAAGAGATGAAAAGTCCTGGtttagagagacagagatcTACAACACAGTGCTGCTAAGACATGAAAACATACTGG GCTTCATGGCGTCGGATATGACTTCTCGAAACTCTAGCACCCAGCTGTGGCTCATTACGCATTACCATGAGAACGGGTCACTTTATGACTACTTGCAGCGAGTTGCTGTGGAAACGTCAGAGGGCCTGGCAATGGCAGCGTCGATAGCATGCGGCCTCGTGCACCTGCACACAGAGATCTTCGGCACAGAAGGGAAACCAGCCATCGCACACAGAGACCTGAAGAGCAAAAACATCCTGGTCACAAAGGAGCTGCGCTGCTGCATCGCAGACCTGG GGCTAGCTGTGACGCACTTCCAGGCTGACAACCTGCTGGATGTGGGCAACAATCCAAAGGTTGGTACCAAGCGCTACATGGCACCCGAAGTGCTGGACGAGACCATTCAGACAGATTGCTTTGATGCCTACAAAAGAGTGGACATCTGGGCCTTTGGGTTGGTGCTGTGGGAGATAGCAAGACGCACTTACAGTAACG GTATTGTTGAGGAGTACAAGCCTCCATTCTATGATCAGGTGCCAAACGATCCCAGCTTTGAGGATATGAggaaggtggtgtgtgtggagCAGCAAAGGCCTTTCATTCCCAATCGCTGGTTCTCTGATCCT actctctctgcCCTGGTAAAACTGATGAAGGAGTGTTGGTACCAGAATCCGTCAGCCCGACTAACAGCACTGCGTATTAAGAAGACTCTGGACAAGATTCACAGCTCACTAGAGAAGGGTAAGGAGTCATGA